A section of the Phacochoerus africanus isolate WHEZ1 chromosome 4, ROS_Pafr_v1, whole genome shotgun sequence genome encodes:
- the THOC3 gene encoding THO complex subunit 3 gives MAVPAASMGPSALGQSGPGSMAPWCSVTSGPTRYVLGMQELFRGHSKTREFPAHSAKVHSVAWSCDGRRLASGSFDKTASVFLLEKDRLVKENNYRGHGDSVDQLCWHPSNPDLFVTASGDKTIRIWDVRTTKCIATVNTKGENINICWSPDGQTIAVGNKDDVVTFIDAKTHRSKAEEQFKFEVNEISWNNDNNMFFLTNGNGCINILSYPELKPVQSINAHPSNCICIKFDPMGKYFATGSADALVSLWDVDELVCVRCFSRLDWPVRTLSFSHDGKMLASASEDHFIDIAEVETGDKLWEVQCESPTFTVAWHPKRPLLAFACDDKDGKYDSSREAGTVKLFGLPNDS, from the exons ATGGCTGTACCCGCGGCGTCTATGGGGCCCTCGGCATTGGGCCAGAGCGGTCCCGGCTCGATGGCTCCCTGGTGTTCAGTGACTAGCGGCCCGACGCGCTATGTGCTCGGAATGCAGGAGTTGTTCCGCGGCCACAGCAAGACGCGCGAGTTCCCGGCGCACAGCGCCAAGGTGCACTCAGTGGCCTGGAGCTGTGACGGGCGTCGCCTGGCCTCGGGGTCCTTCGACAAGACGGCCAGTGTCTTCCTGCTGGAGAAGGACCGGTTG GTCAAAGAAAACAATTATCGGGGCCATGGGGATAGCGTGGACCAGCTCTGTTGGCACCCAAGTAATCCTGATCTTTTTGTCACTGCATCTGGAGACAAAACCATTCGCATCTGGGATGTAAGGACTACAAAATGCATTGCCACCGTGAACACTAAAG GGGAGAACATTAATATCTGCTGGAGTCCTGACGGGCAGACCATTGCTGTAGGCAATAAGGATGATGTGGTGACTTTTATTGATGCCAAGACACACCGTTCCAAAGCAGAGGAGCAGTTCAAGTTCGAGGTCAATGAAATCTcctggaataatgacaataacaTGTTCTTCCTGACAAATGGCAATGGCTGTATCAACATACTCAG CTACCCAGAGCTGAAGCCTGTACAGTCCATCAATGCCCATCCTTCCAACTGCATCTGTATCAAATTTGACCCCATGGGGAAGTACTTTGCCACAGGAAGTGCAGATGCTTTGGTCAGCCTCTGGGATGTGGATGAGTTAGTGTGTGTTCGGTGCTTTTCCAG GCTGGATTGGCCTGTGAGGACCCTCAGttttagccatgatgggaaaatGCTGGCATCAGCCTCGGAAGATCATTTCATTGACATTGCTGAAGTAGAGACAG GAGACAAGCTGTGGGAGGTGCAGTGTGAGTCCCCGACCTTCACCGTGGCTTGGCACCCCAAAAGGCCTCTGCTGGCATTTGCCTGTGATGACAAAGACGGCAAATATGACAGCAGTCGGGAAGCTGGAACTGTGAAGCTGTTTGGGCTTCCTAATGATTCCTGA